The following are encoded together in the Pan troglodytes isolate AG18354 chromosome 6, NHGRI_mPanTro3-v2.0_pri, whole genome shotgun sequence genome:
- the LOC100609008 gene encoding speedy protein E18 isoform X4, producing MTSEIPTFLIGGTGLRGAWSVQKKAMDRTETRFRKRGQITGKITTSRQPHPQNEQSPQRSTSGYPLQEVVDDEVLGPPAPGVDPSPPCRSLGWKRKREWSDESEEEPEKELAPEPEETWVVETLCGLKMKLKQLRVSPILPEHHKDFNSQLAPGVDPSPLHRSFCWKRKREWWDESEESEEELRKVLAPEPEEIWVAEMLCGLKMKLKRRRVSLVLPEHHEAFNRLLEDPVIKRFLAWDKDLRVSDKYLLAMVIAYFSRAGLPSWQYQRIHFFLALYLANDMEEDDEDSKQNIFYFLYGKTRSRIPLVRKRRFQLCRYMNPRARKNRSQIALFQKLRFQFFCSMSGRAWVSPEELEEIQAYDPEHWVWARDRARLA from the exons ATGACATCAGAGATTCCGACCTTCCTGATTGGAGGGACCGGACTCCGTGGTGCCTGGAG TGTCCAGAAGAAGGCCATGGACAGAACGGAGACTAGGTTCCGTAAGAGGGGACAGATTACAGGAAAGATCACGACCAGCCGTCAACCGCACCCCCAGAATGAGCAGAGTCCCCAGCGGAGCACCTCGGGGTACCCCCTCCAGGAGGTGGTGGATGATGAAGTGTTGGGACCACCAG CCCCTGGGGTAGATCCCAGCCCCCCATGTAGGTCCCTTGgctggaaaaggaagagggagtggTCAGATGAATCTGAGGAGGAGCCGGAGAAGGAGCTCGCCCCTGAGCCTGAGGAGACCTGGGTAGTGGAGACGCTGTGTGGGCTCAAGATGAAGCTGAAGCAACTGCGAGTGTCACCCATCCTCCCTGAGCACCACAAGGACTTCAACAGTCAGCTTG CCCCTGGGGTAGATCCCAGCCCCCTGCATAGGTCCTTTTgctggaaaaggaagagggagtggTGGGACGAATCTGAGGAGTCGGAGGAGGAGCTACGGAAGGTGCTCGCCCCTGAGCCTGAGGAGATCTGGGTGGCGGAGATGCTGTGTGGCCTCAAGATGAAGCTGAAGCGACGGCGAGTGTCGCTCGTGCTCCCTGAGCACCACGAGGCCTTCAACAGGCTGCTTG AGGATCCTGTCATTAAAAGATTCCTGGCCTGGGACAAAGATCTGAGGGTGTCGGACAAG TATCTCCTGGCTATGGTCATAGCGTATTTCAGCCGGGCCGGCCTCCCCTCCTGGCAATACCAACGCattcatttcttcctggctct CTACCTGGCCAATGACATGGAGGAGGACGATGAGGACTCCAAACAAAACATCTTCTACTTCCTGTATGGGAAGACCCGCTCTCGCATACCCTTGGTCCGTAAGCGTCGGTTCCAGTTATGCCGTTACATGAACCCGAGGGCCAGGAAGAACCGCTCTCAGATAGCCCTGTTCCAGAAACTTCGGTTCCAGTTCTTCTGTTCCATGAGCGGCAGGGCTTGGGTTTCCCCGGAGGAGTTGGAGGAG ATCCAGGCTTATGACCCAGAGCACTGGGTGTGGGCGCGAGATCGCGCTCGCCTTGCCTAG
- the LOC100609008 gene encoding speedy protein E18 isoform X2, whose translation MTSEIPTFLIGGTGLRGAWSSVQKKAMDRTETRFRKRGQITGKITTSRQPHPQNEQSPQRSTSGYPLQEVVDDEVLGPPAPGVDPSPPCRSLGWKRKREWSDESEEEPEKELAPEPEETWVVETLCGLKMKLKQLRVSPILPEHHKDFNSQLAPGVDPSPLHRSFCWKRKREWWDESEESEEELRKVLAPEPEEIWVAEMLCGLKMKLKRRRVSLVLPEHHEAFNRLLEDPVIKRFLAWDKDLRVSDKYLLAMVIAYFSRAGLPSWQYQRIHFFLALYLANDMEEDDEDSKQNIFYFLYGKTRSRIPLVRKRRFQLCRYMNPRARKNRSQIALFQKLRFQFFCSMSGRAWVSPEELEEIQAYDPEHWVWARDRARLA comes from the exons ATGACATCAGAGATTCCGACCTTCCTGATTGGAGGGACCGGACTCCGTGGTGCCTGGAG CAGTGTCCAGAAGAAGGCCATGGACAGAACGGAGACTAGGTTCCGTAAGAGGGGACAGATTACAGGAAAGATCACGACCAGCCGTCAACCGCACCCCCAGAATGAGCAGAGTCCCCAGCGGAGCACCTCGGGGTACCCCCTCCAGGAGGTGGTGGATGATGAAGTGTTGGGACCACCAG CCCCTGGGGTAGATCCCAGCCCCCCATGTAGGTCCCTTGgctggaaaaggaagagggagtggTCAGATGAATCTGAGGAGGAGCCGGAGAAGGAGCTCGCCCCTGAGCCTGAGGAGACCTGGGTAGTGGAGACGCTGTGTGGGCTCAAGATGAAGCTGAAGCAACTGCGAGTGTCACCCATCCTCCCTGAGCACCACAAGGACTTCAACAGTCAGCTTG CCCCTGGGGTAGATCCCAGCCCCCTGCATAGGTCCTTTTgctggaaaaggaagagggagtggTGGGACGAATCTGAGGAGTCGGAGGAGGAGCTACGGAAGGTGCTCGCCCCTGAGCCTGAGGAGATCTGGGTGGCGGAGATGCTGTGTGGCCTCAAGATGAAGCTGAAGCGACGGCGAGTGTCGCTCGTGCTCCCTGAGCACCACGAGGCCTTCAACAGGCTGCTTG AGGATCCTGTCATTAAAAGATTCCTGGCCTGGGACAAAGATCTGAGGGTGTCGGACAAG TATCTCCTGGCTATGGTCATAGCGTATTTCAGCCGGGCCGGCCTCCCCTCCTGGCAATACCAACGCattcatttcttcctggctct CTACCTGGCCAATGACATGGAGGAGGACGATGAGGACTCCAAACAAAACATCTTCTACTTCCTGTATGGGAAGACCCGCTCTCGCATACCCTTGGTCCGTAAGCGTCGGTTCCAGTTATGCCGTTACATGAACCCGAGGGCCAGGAAGAACCGCTCTCAGATAGCCCTGTTCCAGAAACTTCGGTTCCAGTTCTTCTGTTCCATGAGCGGCAGGGCTTGGGTTTCCCCGGAGGAGTTGGAGGAG ATCCAGGCTTATGACCCAGAGCACTGGGTGTGGGCGCGAGATCGCGCTCGCCTTGCCTAG
- the LOC100609008 gene encoding speedy protein E18 isoform X1, with amino-acid sequence MTSEIPTFLIGGTGLRGAWSSVQKKAMDRTETRFRKRGQITGKITTSRQPHPQNEQSPQRSTSGYPLQEVVDDEVLGPPAPGVDPSPPCRSLGWKRKREWSDESEEEPEKELAPEPEETWVVETLCGLKMKLKQLRVSPILPEHHKDFNSQLAPGVDPSPLHRSFCWKRKREWWDESEESEEELRKVLAPEPEEIWVAEMLCGLKMKLKRRRVSLVLPEHHEAFNRLLEDPVIKRFLAWDKDLRVSDKYLLAMVIAYFSRAGLPSWQYQRIHFFLALYLANDMEEDDEDSKQNIFYFLYGKTRSRIPLVRKRRFQLCRYMNPRARKNRSQIALFQKLRFQFFCSMSGRAWVSPEELEEVSGAWGGGGGGEESGGLEAG; translated from the exons ATGACATCAGAGATTCCGACCTTCCTGATTGGAGGGACCGGACTCCGTGGTGCCTGGAG CAGTGTCCAGAAGAAGGCCATGGACAGAACGGAGACTAGGTTCCGTAAGAGGGGACAGATTACAGGAAAGATCACGACCAGCCGTCAACCGCACCCCCAGAATGAGCAGAGTCCCCAGCGGAGCACCTCGGGGTACCCCCTCCAGGAGGTGGTGGATGATGAAGTGTTGGGACCACCAG CCCCTGGGGTAGATCCCAGCCCCCCATGTAGGTCCCTTGgctggaaaaggaagagggagtggTCAGATGAATCTGAGGAGGAGCCGGAGAAGGAGCTCGCCCCTGAGCCTGAGGAGACCTGGGTAGTGGAGACGCTGTGTGGGCTCAAGATGAAGCTGAAGCAACTGCGAGTGTCACCCATCCTCCCTGAGCACCACAAGGACTTCAACAGTCAGCTTG CCCCTGGGGTAGATCCCAGCCCCCTGCATAGGTCCTTTTgctggaaaaggaagagggagtggTGGGACGAATCTGAGGAGTCGGAGGAGGAGCTACGGAAGGTGCTCGCCCCTGAGCCTGAGGAGATCTGGGTGGCGGAGATGCTGTGTGGCCTCAAGATGAAGCTGAAGCGACGGCGAGTGTCGCTCGTGCTCCCTGAGCACCACGAGGCCTTCAACAGGCTGCTTG AGGATCCTGTCATTAAAAGATTCCTGGCCTGGGACAAAGATCTGAGGGTGTCGGACAAG TATCTCCTGGCTATGGTCATAGCGTATTTCAGCCGGGCCGGCCTCCCCTCCTGGCAATACCAACGCattcatttcttcctggctct CTACCTGGCCAATGACATGGAGGAGGACGATGAGGACTCCAAACAAAACATCTTCTACTTCCTGTATGGGAAGACCCGCTCTCGCATACCCTTGGTCCGTAAGCGTCGGTTCCAGTTATGCCGTTACATGAACCCGAGGGCCAGGAAGAACCGCTCTCAGATAGCCCTGTTCCAGAAACTTCGGTTCCAGTTCTTCTGTTCCATGAGCGGCAGGGCTTGGGTTTCCCCGGAGGAGTTGGAGGAGGTGAGTggggcctggggaggtggaggaggtggggaggaatcGGGTGGGCTGGAGGCTGGATGA
- the LOC100609008 gene encoding speedy protein E18 isoform X3, whose protein sequence is MTSEIPTFLIGGTGLRGAWSVQKKAMDRTETRFRKRGQITGKITTSRQPHPQNEQSPQRSTSGYPLQEVVDDEVLGPPAPGVDPSPPCRSLGWKRKREWSDESEEEPEKELAPEPEETWVVETLCGLKMKLKQLRVSPILPEHHKDFNSQLAPGVDPSPLHRSFCWKRKREWWDESEESEEELRKVLAPEPEEIWVAEMLCGLKMKLKRRRVSLVLPEHHEAFNRLLEDPVIKRFLAWDKDLRVSDKYLLAMVIAYFSRAGLPSWQYQRIHFFLALYLANDMEEDDEDSKQNIFYFLYGKTRSRIPLVRKRRFQLCRYMNPRARKNRSQIALFQKLRFQFFCSMSGRAWVSPEELEEVSGAWGGGGGGEESGGLEAG, encoded by the exons ATGACATCAGAGATTCCGACCTTCCTGATTGGAGGGACCGGACTCCGTGGTGCCTGGAG TGTCCAGAAGAAGGCCATGGACAGAACGGAGACTAGGTTCCGTAAGAGGGGACAGATTACAGGAAAGATCACGACCAGCCGTCAACCGCACCCCCAGAATGAGCAGAGTCCCCAGCGGAGCACCTCGGGGTACCCCCTCCAGGAGGTGGTGGATGATGAAGTGTTGGGACCACCAG CCCCTGGGGTAGATCCCAGCCCCCCATGTAGGTCCCTTGgctggaaaaggaagagggagtggTCAGATGAATCTGAGGAGGAGCCGGAGAAGGAGCTCGCCCCTGAGCCTGAGGAGACCTGGGTAGTGGAGACGCTGTGTGGGCTCAAGATGAAGCTGAAGCAACTGCGAGTGTCACCCATCCTCCCTGAGCACCACAAGGACTTCAACAGTCAGCTTG CCCCTGGGGTAGATCCCAGCCCCCTGCATAGGTCCTTTTgctggaaaaggaagagggagtggTGGGACGAATCTGAGGAGTCGGAGGAGGAGCTACGGAAGGTGCTCGCCCCTGAGCCTGAGGAGATCTGGGTGGCGGAGATGCTGTGTGGCCTCAAGATGAAGCTGAAGCGACGGCGAGTGTCGCTCGTGCTCCCTGAGCACCACGAGGCCTTCAACAGGCTGCTTG AGGATCCTGTCATTAAAAGATTCCTGGCCTGGGACAAAGATCTGAGGGTGTCGGACAAG TATCTCCTGGCTATGGTCATAGCGTATTTCAGCCGGGCCGGCCTCCCCTCCTGGCAATACCAACGCattcatttcttcctggctct CTACCTGGCCAATGACATGGAGGAGGACGATGAGGACTCCAAACAAAACATCTTCTACTTCCTGTATGGGAAGACCCGCTCTCGCATACCCTTGGTCCGTAAGCGTCGGTTCCAGTTATGCCGTTACATGAACCCGAGGGCCAGGAAGAACCGCTCTCAGATAGCCCTGTTCCAGAAACTTCGGTTCCAGTTCTTCTGTTCCATGAGCGGCAGGGCTTGGGTTTCCCCGGAGGAGTTGGAGGAGGTGAGTggggcctggggaggtggaggaggtggggaggaatcGGGTGGGCTGGAGGCTGGATGA